A window from Nitrospirota bacterium encodes these proteins:
- the mtnA gene encoding S-methyl-5-thioribose-1-phosphate isomerase, with the protein MVPTVEWKDGAVRLLDQSRLPEAVEFLECRDYRAVARAITELKVRGAPAIGVTAAMGVALGAQSVPATDPGEFAKAVSAICDQLAATRPTAVNLFWAVERMKRKLAELRDRPLTEIKRALVEEAQRISDEDVALCKAIGHHGAALIKDGQTILTHCNAGALATAGYGTALGVIRAAWEQGKKIHVIADETRPVLQGARLTAWELMQDKIPVTLITDNMAGALMRQGKIHLCVVGADRIAANGDVANKIGTYSVAVLAKAHGIPFYVAAPYSTIDLATQSGDRIPIEQRHPQEVLSIHGSHPIAPAGVEVLNPAFDVTPAEYITAIITERGVFEPTELIEQFSVLKRNV; encoded by the coding sequence ATGGTTCCCACAGTCGAATGGAAAGACGGGGCGGTGCGGCTGCTGGATCAGAGCCGGCTGCCGGAGGCCGTCGAGTTTCTGGAGTGCCGCGACTATCGGGCGGTAGCCAGGGCGATCACAGAACTGAAAGTCAGAGGCGCGCCGGCGATCGGCGTGACCGCGGCGATGGGCGTCGCATTAGGCGCCCAATCGGTCCCGGCGACGGACCCCGGCGAGTTCGCCAAAGCGGTGTCGGCGATCTGCGACCAACTCGCGGCGACCAGGCCTACCGCGGTGAACCTCTTTTGGGCTGTCGAACGAATGAAGCGGAAGCTGGCTGAGCTGCGGGACCGTCCGTTGACGGAGATCAAACGCGCGCTGGTCGAAGAGGCGCAGCGGATCTCTGACGAAGACGTGGCGCTGTGCAAGGCCATAGGGCACCATGGCGCCGCATTGATCAAAGACGGCCAGACGATCCTGACCCATTGCAACGCCGGCGCGCTGGCGACTGCCGGCTACGGGACGGCGCTGGGCGTAATCCGGGCGGCGTGGGAGCAGGGGAAAAAGATCCACGTGATTGCGGATGAGACCAGGCCGGTCCTCCAGGGCGCGCGACTGACCGCCTGGGAGCTCATGCAGGACAAGATCCCTGTCACGCTGATCACCGACAACATGGCCGGCGCGCTGATGCGGCAGGGCAAGATTCATCTCTGCGTGGTCGGGGCCGACCGGATCGCGGCCAACGGCGACGTCGCCAACAAGATCGGGACGTACTCCGTGGCGGTGCTCGCCAAAGCGCACGGTATCCCGTTCTACGTCGCGGCGCCGTACTCCACCATCGATCTTGCCACGCAGTCCGGCGACCGAATTCCGATCGAGCAACGTCACCCGCAAGAAGTCCTCTCGATTCACGGGAGTCATCCCATCGCCCCGGCTGGCGTGGAGGTGCTCAATCCCGCGTTCGACGTGACCCCCGCCGAGTACATCACCGCCATCATCACCGAGCGGGGCGTGTTTGAGCCCACGGAACTTATCGAACAATTTAGTGTTCTAAAACGAAACGTATAG
- a CDS encoding CapA family protein: MSKDFVATPADAVKTSGWFRFLLQAVCKLAEIFKYWDKPSTRAATAFEEMTLLDKVYWVYKCAHPVIRPEPGTNVDAPCGTESAIQLPEGFEKESSITLAAVGDLIPSGQVEHSKDVLYEHVADVIFNSTISYASLESPLTTQELKEEVISDKESPIECCSTEQFEVMKGYKSKRFTVIHTASNHMFDMGAEGVQTTLDRFERDGIVDIGTNRDRSQYGKGRILERNGIKIGFVSAAFGLNGRNPAPDQAYLINVAKLLPKRGAPDLSLLKQQIEHCQEQRSDVIIASLHWGYEFEFFPRKRQIEIAHTLVEWGVDALIAHHPHVIQPVEYYRTQRDPDRVAVIAYSLGSLIWSYTAPHLVLSAILNLSFAKGKYRGKSITFIETASVTPVYRSHTRNGDRTLTRIEKLDNCMGPQENNEKMQYLAQIRYYAELVLGGKMTGMQSALRRRSHTTGVLGGRVG; encoded by the coding sequence ATGTCTAAAGATTTTGTAGCTACACCCGCAGATGCCGTAAAAACTTCCGGCTGGTTTCGATTCTTGCTGCAGGCCGTATGCAAGTTGGCGGAGATTTTCAAGTATTGGGATAAGCCGTCCACGAGGGCGGCGACTGCATTCGAGGAAATGACATTGCTTGACAAGGTGTACTGGGTCTACAAATGCGCACACCCGGTAATTCGTCCAGAGCCGGGCACCAACGTCGACGCTCCGTGTGGCACCGAAAGCGCGATTCAATTACCGGAGGGCTTTGAAAAGGAAAGCTCGATCACCCTGGCCGCAGTGGGGGATTTGATTCCGAGCGGCCAGGTGGAACACTCAAAGGATGTTTTGTACGAGCATGTCGCCGACGTGATCTTCAACAGTACGATTTCCTATGCGAGCCTCGAATCTCCGCTCACTACGCAGGAGTTGAAAGAAGAAGTTATCAGCGATAAGGAAAGCCCGATCGAGTGTTGTTCGACGGAGCAGTTCGAAGTGATGAAAGGTTACAAAAGCAAGCGCTTTACGGTCATCCACACCGCCTCCAATCACATGTTCGATATGGGAGCAGAAGGTGTTCAAACGACTCTCGATCGGTTCGAGCGGGACGGCATTGTTGACATTGGCACGAATCGCGATCGATCCCAATATGGCAAGGGGAGGATACTTGAAAGAAACGGAATCAAAATTGGATTCGTTTCCGCGGCCTTCGGACTGAACGGCAGAAATCCGGCGCCGGACCAAGCGTATCTGATCAATGTTGCGAAACTGCTACCGAAGCGGGGAGCCCCCGACCTGTCGCTTCTGAAACAGCAGATCGAACATTGCCAAGAGCAACGAAGTGATGTGATCATCGCGTCTCTGCATTGGGGCTATGAATTCGAGTTCTTTCCTCGCAAGCGCCAGATTGAAATCGCGCATACCTTAGTCGAATGGGGTGTCGATGCGCTGATTGCTCATCATCCCCATGTGATCCAGCCAGTGGAGTATTACCGAACGCAACGCGATCCGGACAGGGTCGCGGTCATTGCGTACTCACTTGGAAGCCTAATCTGGTCATACACCGCCCCGCATCTTGTGTTGAGTGCTATCCTGAACCTGTCGTTCGCCAAGGGAAAGTATCGGGGCAAGTCGATAACTTTCATCGAAACCGCTTCTGTTACGCCGGTCTATCGTTCTCACACCCGGAACGGCGACCGGACCCTGACCAGAATTGAGAAGCTGGATAACTGCATGGGGCCGCAGGAAAACAACGAGAAGATGCAATACCTTGCCCAGATCCGGTACTACGCGGAGCTTGTGCTCGGTGGCAAGATGACAGGAATGCAATCTGCCTTGCGGCGGAGATCTCATACCACCGGTGTTCTTGGGGGAAGAGTAGGCTAA
- a CDS encoding outer membrane protein transport protein has protein sequence MRWLTSLICLILTVSTPSWVNAQAFRLQPQNATASGQGNAFAAQADDASAIHYNPAGMTQLSGIQMLFNTNLVGGSVKFTSPAGVNTRGDFGGSIAWPFPTQSYFTANLRDLGFRHVGNTVIGLGLTTPYALQTRYPLDGPFQTAVTSSALPLLDIKPTVAHQINDQLSVGVGADIYTFASFIGEGHLEQKFNWPGGGGIPAGTPVEVNGNRTAAGFNLSLLYTPFRNQDGKPLVNVGLQYRSQVTTELKGQFLVNGAVVADTRIPATLPQTFTLAIALWPVRDLDHEWKLEFDVDYVGWKSFRTLDAHLSTGGSLLQPQNWRNSSVFMLGTEYKWLRLDSLPNWEVAMRGGYIYTEGPGPDSTFTPAAPTFNIHAITLGTGFLCRAGGHFLGLIPCGGTKDQWYVPKAIGTSVAYLSWIHEARSVIGNRNPTVDGTYRLWSHIGTFNLNLLF, from the coding sequence ATGCGCTGGCTGACAAGTCTAATCTGTTTGATACTGACAGTTAGCACTCCTTCTTGGGTCAACGCACAAGCATTCCGTTTGCAACCACAAAACGCCACCGCGTCCGGACAAGGCAACGCCTTTGCGGCTCAGGCCGATGATGCATCCGCCATTCATTACAACCCTGCCGGGATGACCCAACTTTCTGGCATCCAGATGTTATTCAATACAAACTTGGTTGGAGGATCCGTCAAGTTTACGAGTCCAGCCGGCGTCAACACCCGAGGGGATTTCGGCGGCAGTATCGCTTGGCCTTTCCCAACTCAATCTTACTTTACGGCCAATCTTCGAGACCTAGGATTCCGCCATGTGGGCAACACCGTCATTGGTCTTGGGCTCACGACCCCATATGCGCTTCAGACACGTTATCCCCTTGATGGCCCATTTCAAACGGCTGTCACATCGTCTGCCCTCCCTCTCTTGGACATTAAACCCACAGTGGCTCATCAAATAAATGATCAACTTTCCGTCGGTGTCGGGGCCGATATTTATACTTTCGCCAGCTTCATCGGGGAAGGCCACCTCGAACAAAAATTCAACTGGCCTGGGGGAGGAGGCATTCCCGCCGGCACGCCGGTCGAAGTCAATGGTAACCGAACAGCGGCAGGTTTTAATCTGAGTCTCCTTTACACTCCGTTCCGCAATCAAGACGGGAAGCCTCTTGTAAATGTAGGCCTGCAATATAGAAGTCAGGTCACGACAGAGTTAAAAGGTCAATTCCTCGTGAACGGAGCCGTGGTGGCTGATACCAGGATTCCTGCCACACTTCCGCAAACGTTTACTCTTGCTATCGCCCTCTGGCCGGTGCGGGACCTTGACCATGAATGGAAGCTCGAGTTCGATGTCGATTACGTAGGGTGGAAATCATTCCGAACCCTCGATGCCCACTTATCGACAGGCGGATCGCTCCTTCAACCACAAAACTGGCGCAACAGCTCTGTCTTCATGCTCGGTACGGAATACAAGTGGTTGCGTCTGGACTCTCTACCCAATTGGGAAGTTGCCATGCGGGGTGGGTATATTTATACAGAAGGTCCAGGCCCGGATAGTACATTTACTCCTGCTGCCCCAACTTTTAATATTCATGCTATTACTCTTGGTACCGGCTTCCTCTGTCGAGCAGGCGGTCATTTTCTTGGGCTCATTCCCTGTGGAGGGACCAAGGATCAATGGTACGTCCCGAAGGCCATTGGAACCTCGGTTGCTTATCTATCGTGGATTCATGAAGCACGCTCTGTTATAGGTAATAGAAATCCCACCGTCGACGGCACATATCGACTCTGGTCTCATATTGGGACTTTCAACCTCAATCTACTCTTCTAA
- a CDS encoding outer membrane protein transport protein, giving the protein MLRGVRVFFPPVRRWKSTEKDTAAGFKVSLLYAPFRNTDGKPLANIGVVYRSQATLHLDGSLMANGMVLQGASTTVLLPQILTGGIALWPIRDRTREWKLELDVDYTGWKSFRNLDVRRSDGTTVLFPQNWRNAFMVMIGTEYKWVRPAVLPDWETSLRAGYLFQQTPVPDRSFSPTLPADADSHGLSIGAGFLCTGGGRFLGAVPCGDGARSAFLPNAIGLDVAYQAILYEPRTVSGAVNPFATPGVIDGLYTTTFHIGAINLRLNF; this is encoded by the coding sequence TTGCTTCGGGGGGTCCGGGTCTTCTTCCCGCCGGTACGAAGATGGAAATCAACGGAAAAAGACACTGCGGCGGGGTTCAAAGTCAGCCTCCTCTATGCGCCGTTTCGCAATACCGACGGGAAGCCGCTTGCCAACATCGGCGTGGTCTATCGCAGCCAGGCGACCCTGCACCTGGACGGCTCGTTGATGGCAAACGGGATGGTCCTTCAAGGCGCCAGCACGACCGTGCTGCTGCCGCAAATCCTCACCGGCGGGATCGCTCTGTGGCCGATTCGCGATCGAACCCGCGAGTGGAAGCTGGAGTTGGATGTGGACTACACGGGGTGGAAGTCGTTCCGCAACCTGGATGTGCGTCGGTCCGACGGCACGACCGTCCTGTTCCCCCAGAACTGGCGCAACGCCTTCATGGTGATGATCGGGACGGAGTACAAGTGGGTACGGCCCGCCGTGTTGCCCGACTGGGAAACGAGCCTTCGCGCCGGCTACTTGTTTCAGCAGACGCCGGTGCCCGACCGGTCGTTCAGCCCGACCTTGCCGGCGGACGCCGACAGCCACGGCCTGTCCATCGGGGCCGGGTTTCTCTGCACGGGAGGAGGGCGGTTCCTCGGCGCGGTCCCCTGCGGCGACGGCGCACGGAGTGCCTTCCTCCCCAACGCGATCGGGCTGGACGTCGCCTATCAAGCGATCCTCTATGAGCCCCGGACGGTCAGCGGCGCCGTGAACCCGTTTGCGACTCCCGGCGTCATTGACGGCCTCTATACGACCACGTTCCATATCGGCGCGATCAACCTTCGCCTGAACTTCTGA
- the ndk gene encoding nucleoside-diphosphate kinase, translating to MSERTLAIIKPDAVKKRVIGDIIGRYEKAGLTPIAMRMLRMTKSTAEGFYAVHKARPFFDSLCTFMSSGPVVVLVLSGDGAIKKHRDLMGATDPAKADKGTIRAVHGTNIESNAVHGSDSPETARFEIGYFFPEMDLIGE from the coding sequence ATGAGTGAACGGACCTTAGCGATCATCAAACCGGACGCGGTGAAAAAGCGCGTCATCGGCGATATTATCGGCCGGTACGAGAAAGCCGGCTTAACGCCGATCGCGATGCGCATGCTGCGCATGACCAAATCGACGGCCGAAGGGTTCTACGCCGTCCACAAGGCCCGCCCGTTTTTCGACAGCCTCTGCACGTTCATGTCCTCGGGGCCGGTGGTCGTGCTGGTCTTGTCGGGCGACGGCGCGATCAAAAAGCACCGGGACCTGATGGGCGCAACGGACCCGGCCAAGGCGGACAAGGGGACGATCCGGGCCGTCCACGGGACGAACATCGAGTCCAACGCCGTGCATGGATCCGACTCGCCCGAGACGGCTCGCTTCGAGATCGGGTATTTCTTTCCCGAGATGGATCTGATCGGGGAATGA
- a CDS encoding tetratricopeptide repeat protein produces the protein MVLFSWLLAAALVGAGCTARYQPPSRPPARSADPSLEAQTRLLHEAQAHHAQARYTAAVRLLERFISTYPGSPHLAEARWWLARSYEQLGDVDTALVHYRTLAAGATGVREDSYEVRAMRRLDELRRTGNRPGAAAAARTALMLSPARLPPLADLEPWMQGLVRAGVTTLVLEAVTGDGTTPPGVYFDTGLAPVHRDVFGLVLPMARRAGLSVFAVFPLQRMPWVDSQSDWLNAVYDPAERRTRPSATVDLLNPAVQDKLVGLAADLAQTGVEGVLVRLSEGKGFFAECGAAARNRFAAAFGAAPEPAHLCSVTGRSLEAMPQEFWRWVGWKSQERLRVLERIREAMRQKHPHVVVALEVHPEAAADPLRALIEYGEDLMSISQRGFDLVLTMPAGSTGAASHGGSDESAANGLNAFARWMSERAFDPRRLWITNVVQIRDARTLGEGLPDPAHRALLPDGVNLLHRVESAGAVP, from the coding sequence ATGGTTCTGTTCTCTTGGCTGTTGGCGGCCGCGCTCGTCGGAGCCGGCTGCACGGCCCGTTACCAGCCACCCTCCCGGCCGCCGGCGCGCTCCGCTGATCCGAGCCTCGAAGCGCAGACGCGGCTGCTGCACGAAGCGCAGGCGCACCACGCCCAGGCCCGGTATACGGCCGCCGTTCGTCTGCTGGAACGGTTCATCTCGACTTATCCCGGATCGCCGCACCTGGCGGAGGCGCGCTGGTGGTTGGCCCGTTCTTACGAGCAGCTCGGTGATGTGGACACCGCGCTCGTGCACTACCGTACCCTGGCCGCCGGCGCGACCGGCGTGCGCGAGGACAGTTACGAGGTGCGGGCGATGCGCCGCCTCGATGAACTGCGCCGAACCGGGAACCGGCCGGGGGCGGCTGCGGCGGCGCGCACCGCGTTGATGCTGTCTCCCGCCCGGCTTCCGCCTCTCGCCGACCTGGAACCGTGGATGCAGGGGCTCGTTCGCGCCGGCGTGACAACCTTGGTCTTGGAGGCGGTGACGGGCGACGGAACAACGCCTCCGGGTGTGTACTTCGACACGGGGTTGGCGCCCGTTCATCGCGATGTGTTCGGCCTGGTGCTGCCGATGGCCCGGCGAGCCGGGCTGTCTGTTTTCGCCGTATTTCCCCTTCAGCGGATGCCGTGGGTGGATTCCCAATCCGATTGGCTCAACGCCGTGTACGATCCGGCGGAACGACGGACTCGTCCGTCGGCGACCGTCGATCTGCTGAATCCGGCCGTGCAGGACAAGTTGGTCGGACTGGCGGCCGATCTCGCGCAAACCGGGGTCGAAGGCGTGCTGGTCCGTCTCAGTGAAGGGAAAGGCTTTTTCGCCGAATGCGGCGCCGCGGCGCGCAACCGCTTCGCCGCCGCCTTCGGCGCCGCGCCCGAGCCGGCGCACCTGTGTTCCGTCACCGGGCGAAGCCTCGAGGCGATGCCGCAGGAGTTTTGGCGGTGGGTCGGTTGGAAATCCCAAGAGCGCCTGCGGGTGCTTGAACGGATCAGAGAGGCGATGCGGCAGAAGCATCCGCACGTGGTCGTGGCGCTGGAGGTTCATCCGGAGGCGGCCGCCGATCCGCTCCGGGCGCTCATCGAGTACGGGGAGGACCTGATGAGCATCTCGCAACGCGGCTTCGACCTGGTCTTGACGATGCCCGCCGGTTCGACGGGCGCGGCATCGCACGGAGGATCAGACGAGTCTGCGGCGAACGGTCTGAATGCCTTCGCACGGTGGATGAGCGAGCGAGCGTTCGACCCGCGCCGTCTCTGGATCACGAACGTCGTCCAGATCCGGGACGCGCGTACGCTGGGGGAAGGTCTTCCCGATCCAGCGCATCGAGCGTTGCTGCCGGACGGTGTCAATCTCCTACACCGAGTGGAATCGGCCGGCGCCGTTCCTTGA
- the gcvH gene encoding glycine cleavage system protein GcvH, with protein sequence MMIPTDLRYHQEHEWIRLNGAQGTIGISHFAQDALGDIVFIDLPKVGATVKAGQQIGEVESTKTTSTIYTPVSGTIVKVNTELKDHPETVNSDPYGKGWLAVIDLSDPAEVDKLMTAAQYEAFLASQKKANSE encoded by the coding sequence ATTATGATCCCGACCGATCTTCGCTATCATCAGGAACATGAATGGATTCGCCTCAACGGCGCGCAGGGGACGATAGGGATCAGCCACTTTGCGCAGGATGCGTTGGGGGACATCGTCTTTATCGACCTGCCCAAGGTCGGGGCGACGGTCAAGGCCGGCCAACAAATCGGAGAGGTCGAGTCCACCAAGACGACGTCGACCATCTACACGCCCGTGAGCGGGACGATCGTCAAGGTCAACACCGAGCTCAAGGACCATCCCGAGACCGTCAATTCCGATCCCTACGGCAAGGGCTGGTTGGCGGTGATCGACTTGTCGGACCCGGCTGAAGTGGACAAGCTGATGACCGCCGCTCAGTATGAAGCCTTCCTCGCCTCCCAAAAGAAAGCGAATAGCGAGTAG
- the lpdA gene encoding dihydrolipoyl dehydrogenase yields the protein MSIRTHIAIVGAGPGGYVAAIRAAQLGARVTVVENQALGGVCLNWGCIPSKALLSVVELGDKVKKADELGLVLHGPVGYDLAKMVARKNKVVSTLVKGIATLFKTWGIEHLDGTGELLDERTIRVAGRDGSERRMQADAVVVATGSSWPNVPLFPIDGRQIITSKEALDLETIPGRLLIIGAGVEGCEFASLYSGMGTQVTMVELMPRILPLEDEEVASFMDRELKKRSVDIRTGTTVEKVERQAGAVKAVLKEGAEIVADQVLVSVGRGFNSKGIGLEKVGVELGTRGEIRVDDRMETNVRGIFAIGDVVGKAMLAHVASAQGKVAVENILGRRREIDYRVIPAGIFTLPEIGRVGLTEQQAREQAREQGRDAGTAVKVGRFRYAGLGKAQGTGEITGMFKVIADARDGSVLGVHIVGAHAADLVHEAALAMQLKATATQVAEMIHAHPTLSEGMMEAMEDVEGLAIHLARKRM from the coding sequence ATGTCCATTCGGACGCACATCGCCATCGTCGGGGCCGGACCGGGCGGCTATGTCGCGGCCATCCGCGCCGCGCAACTGGGCGCGCGCGTGACCGTCGTCGAGAATCAGGCGTTGGGCGGGGTGTGTCTGAACTGGGGCTGCATTCCCAGCAAAGCGCTGCTCTCCGTCGTCGAACTGGGCGACAAGGTGAAAAAGGCGGACGAATTGGGACTGGTGCTTCACGGGCCGGTCGGCTACGACCTGGCCAAGATGGTGGCCCGCAAGAACAAGGTGGTATCCACCCTGGTGAAAGGCATTGCGACGCTGTTCAAGACCTGGGGCATCGAGCACCTGGACGGCACGGGCGAACTGCTCGATGAACGGACCATTCGCGTCGCCGGACGTGATGGGTCCGAGCGGCGGATGCAGGCGGACGCGGTCGTCGTCGCTACCGGGTCATCCTGGCCGAATGTGCCGCTCTTTCCGATCGACGGGCGACAGATCATCACCAGCAAGGAGGCGTTGGATCTGGAGACGATTCCCGGCCGATTGCTGATCATCGGCGCGGGCGTCGAGGGATGCGAGTTCGCGTCGTTGTACAGCGGTATGGGCACGCAGGTCACGATGGTGGAATTGATGCCGCGCATCCTGCCGCTGGAAGATGAAGAGGTGGCGTCCTTCATGGACCGCGAGTTGAAGAAGCGAAGCGTGGACATCCGCACGGGAACGACGGTCGAGAAAGTGGAGCGCCAGGCCGGGGCGGTCAAGGCGGTTTTGAAAGAGGGGGCCGAGATTGTCGCCGATCAGGTGCTGGTGTCCGTCGGGCGGGGGTTCAACTCCAAGGGCATCGGATTGGAGAAGGTTGGTGTCGAGCTGGGGACTCGCGGCGAGATCCGGGTCGACGACCGAATGGAGACCAATGTACGGGGGATCTTCGCGATCGGGGATGTGGTCGGTAAGGCCATGCTCGCCCATGTCGCTTCGGCCCAGGGCAAGGTGGCGGTCGAAAATATTCTCGGGCGCAGGCGGGAAATCGACTATCGCGTGATTCCGGCCGGCATCTTCACGCTGCCGGAGATCGGCCGTGTCGGGTTGACTGAACAGCAGGCGAGGGAGCAGGCGCGGGAACAAGGGCGTGACGCCGGGACTGCGGTCAAGGTCGGTCGATTCCGCTATGCCGGATTGGGGAAAGCGCAGGGCACGGGCGAGATCACGGGCATGTTCAAGGTGATCGCTGATGCACGGGACGGCAGCGTATTGGGGGTCCACATCGTCGGGGCGCACGCGGCCGATCTGGTGCATGAAGCGGCGTTGGCGATGCAACTGAAGGCAACGGCCACCCAGGTGGCGGAGATGATTCACGCTCACCCCACCTTGTCGGAAGGCATGATGGAAGCGATGGAGGATGTCGAGGGGCTGGCGATTCATTTAGCGAGAAAACGAATGTGA
- a CDS encoding helix-hairpin-helix domain-containing protein, which yields MFRSLLIKLAMLAVTATLVVWIGWPVPEPEEEAPPGVADKPVEAVEHHQAQETNVTRRAAAPGPSRADKEEIRPSLPVAKPNSRLDLNRATAEELQRLPGIGEVLAKRVVEARTSRGSFSTIEELLEVKGIGEKKLERLRPLIMVNAAGRPASGKGKL from the coding sequence ATGTTCCGGTCGTTGCTCATCAAGCTGGCCATGCTGGCGGTCACGGCGACGCTGGTCGTGTGGATCGGCTGGCCGGTACCGGAGCCGGAAGAAGAGGCGCCGCCGGGTGTCGCCGACAAACCGGTCGAGGCGGTCGAGCATCACCAGGCACAAGAGACGAATGTTACTCGTCGCGCGGCAGCGCCTGGCCCTTCTCGGGCCGACAAGGAAGAAATTCGTCCCAGCTTACCGGTTGCCAAACCGAACTCGCGGCTCGATCTCAACCGCGCCACCGCCGAGGAGTTGCAACGGCTCCCCGGGATCGGAGAGGTCTTGGCAAAGCGGGTCGTCGAGGCCAGAACATCGAGAGGTTCATTCTCGACAATTGAAGAGTTACTCGAAGTGAAAGGGATCGGGGAGAAAAAGCTGGAACGGCTGCGACCATTGATCATGGTGAATGCAGCGGG